ATCCGAATCTATAAATTATTTCATGATTTAAAGAAAAAGTTgactatttataattaaaaaaaaaggttaCTAGTTACAGGATCGGAAAAATTCTTGATTTATTTGTTCCTATTAATCTCATAGCtagaaacataaaaaaaaaaatagatagcGCTTACACCATAATCTCAAAACCTATATATCCTAATCCTAAATTATCTAATCATACCATTTTTACCTTCTTATAAATCAGTCTTCTGTTTTTTTTCTAGGATATGATCCTAGCTTCAGCAGGAACAAGTCCATCTGCAACTATTTGGACAATGACAGCTCTAATCAAAGCACCCAAAGTAATGGAGAAATTGCAACACGAAATCAGAAGTTTAGTAGGACAAAGAGGCAAAGTAGACGAAGGTGATCTTCCCAAACTTCCATATCTAAAAGCTGTGATAAATGAGAGTTTGAGATTATACCCACCGGCCCCCTTGCTTTTACCAAGAGAAACAATACATGCAAGCATTCTAGATGGCTACGAAATCCGGCCAAAAACAATGGTTTATGTTAACGCATATGCAGTAGGGAGAGACCCCGAGTACTGGGAAAATCCAGCTGAGTTCATTCCTGAGCGATTCTTGAATAGTAATATTGACTCGAAAGGCCAAGATTTTGGGCTCATTCCATTTGGTTCGGGCCGAAGAATATGCCCTGGCATGTCGATGGGATTTTTGACAACTGAGCTTATGGTTGCAAATTTGGTGTATAGTTTTGATTGGGAACTGCCTAAAGGAATTCATGCACAAGACTTGGATACAAATCCAACTGGTGGACTAGTTGTGCATAAGAAAAATGCCCTACTACTTGTGCCTAAATGTTATggcgtgtagtgtgtgtgtgtgtgtgtgcatcTTTTATTgttactaatattaataaaggGGCATGTGTGAGCATATTATGATGTTTAGTGTGTGTTCGTGTGTCTAGGGCGGAAGCATAGTTTATTTGGGTAAAAATTATATGTTTTGAATTCAATAGAATATATTTCAGTATATTTTGGTAATGTAGAGCTTTTTCACAACAAATCAGTCAaaagtacaaaattttaaaattttatactatGATACTGATGGAGAAATGAAATAAATCTTAGTTTCCTTAATGTATTCTGAATATCGAACTGACTGTAAATTAATAAAACTCGTTATTTATAATTGGTACAAAAACCCTAGGAActtgaaaagaaataaaattgaaaatacgtaaaatcaaattaaatctaGAAAACCAATAAAATGACAATTTTACCATTTAAACGATGTCTAATGGCCGAAATCATGAAATAACAATGAACAATGATTTTAATTGCTCGCCCCGTTTTGCAAACCTAGCTAGTGTGAATTTGAAGTCATTTTGAGGCACCCTGCATCACTCATTTGCTCCATGCATGTCTGTCTATAGACCTAAAAAAGCAGGTTTTACCGACTGAATAATATCTTGGTAATCTCacaaaaaatcatcaataatcaTGTTTAGTAACGAATTAAGATGATAACATCGCCGGTTAtatttaatgtaaattttaCAGACGTCTTCCGAAAACTGACAACGTCTGGACAAGtttactaattaattatatcAGTCGGTAATTACCATCAGACACTTCAACATGTATTACATTGTCATTCACGTACTCTAATTTTCAACAGCTCCAAGTTGATTGTTTAGAACACGTGAAACCTGAAAAATACTTTAAACTATGCCACATGAAATAGATGTAGGACATTACTATCTATGAAGTCTTGCACGTTATACAACTATGTCACTTCGGACTGCAACTATATAACTTGTATTGCAATTAATGACTAACTCctactattataaataaattaaatgtaaGTAGGTAGCCAAAAATCAAGATCTTTGAATGATAATATATGAATATGTATAACATACAAATTAGAGATCTTGCATCAAAATCCTACTTGGATATTTTGCATgataataatgataattttcGTAGAACAATGCTATTGAATTTTGAGTTTATTAAATTTACCTCGTTTCAGTCGCATCATAGGTTGCCTGCCACACAAGTGTGTTTCCATacatattaataaaaacataaCAAAAAATCTATAATTCTAGTTAATATTCAAATTGTGAATACGATCTCCCATGAATTCTGAATATAAATTATGacaattgaatttttttttctccattATTCCCACCAAAATTATTTAGAGACAAAAATTAaactattatttataatatctaATTTTTGAATTGTAATTTGAAAAAACTGAAATCTAAAAAGTATATTAGCAAATTACTATGTACTACCATCCCTACTAATAGGTTCaaaaacattataaatatagGACCAAAGCAACAAATTTCATCCCACAACTTATCCATCAAACACTCATTCACAATGATACTACTATTATCCATAGCTCTCCCAATAATCTTGATTTTCTACATCCTCCACAAAACCAAACCTCAGACAGTAACCACTCTACCACCTGGCCCGCCGCCTCTGCCGTTGATTGGAAACTTCCACCAGCTCGGCAAGGCGGCAGAGCCACACATCTACCTCCACCAACTCTCAAAAAAATACGGCCCCATAATCCACATGAAACTAGCCTCTAGACCTCTCCTAGTAATTTCCTCAGCCAAATTAGCCAAACAAGTACTTAAAATTCAAGATTTGGCATTTTGCAGTAGACCTAATTACCTAGGGCAGCAAAAACTCTCCTACAACAGCTCCGACGTCGCCTTCACACCTTACAACGAAGATTGGAAGGAGATAAGAAAGATGACACACATTCATCTCTTCAGCAGCAAAAGGATTCAATCTTATCGCCCTGTCCGCGAACAAGAGATCTCTCGCATGATCACGGGGATCTCTTCTTCAGCCTCCGGGGAAGTGAATTTGAACGAGGTGGTCATGTCCACCGGCATCCATATCCTGTGTGGGATCACTTTTGGGAAGAGGCTATACTCGGAGGAATGGTCGGATACGAAGAGGTTCCTTCAGTTTCTGAAGGGATTCGATGTGTTGGCGACCTCTTTCTTCGTGTCTGATTACTTTCCCATGTTTGGTTTGGTGGATTGGATTAGTGGAAAACTGAAGAGGGCTGAGTCGATATTTAAGGGTATGGATTCGTTCTATCACGAGCGCATCGATGAGCATCTCGAATCGAGGAGGGTGAAGGAGGTCAAAGAGGTTGAAGATATGGTTGCTGTGTTGATGAAGCTCAAAAATGATGATGAGTCTTCTTCAAGTGGTATCACTCTGAAAAACATCAAAGCCCTTCTAATGGtaagatttatttaaatattttaaaatcacCTGTCCTATTTTAAGCAACATATTTGATTGGACATGTCACTATAACAATATGACATACATGAAGTACTATTAGTTTGTTAATTTTAGAGTACAAAGTATAAATTTCCCTAAAATTATAAACCAACGTACCTTAAATGAATGCAATTGAGATAAATGTTTTATGATATTATTGCATTTTTAAAGTTGTATAATTAACCCAAACTTCGTGTTTTTTCGGCGATTTAcccttttttatttatctataaaTGGGCGCATCGTCACTTCAGTATAAATTATTGATTCTCTCTTTTTTATCTGTAGAATATGATCGTAGCTTCAGCAGAAACAACTCCAGCTGCAGTTGTCTGGACAATGACAGCTCTAATTAAAGCACCCAAAGTTCTGGAAAAACTTAAAAACGAAATCAGAAGTTTGGTAGGAGAAAAGGGCCAAGTAGATGAAGATGATTTGCCGAAACTTCCATATCTAAAAGCGGTAATAAACGAGGGTTTGAGGTTATACCCTCCAGTTCCACTTCTTATACCGAGAGAATCAATAGAGACAAGCAATCTAGATGGCTATGAAATCCCGCCGAAAACATTGGTTTATGTTAACGCATATGCTGTAGGGCGAGATCCCGAATGCTGGGAAAATCCAGATGAGTTCTTTCCTGAGAGATTCTTGAATAGTGGAATCGACTATAAAGGGCAAGATTTCGGGCTCATTCCTTTTGGGTCGGGTCGAAGAATGTGCCCTGGCATGTCGATGGGATATTTGACAACTGAACTTATGGTTGCGAATTTGGTTTATGGTTTTGATTGGGAATTGCCTAAAGGAGTTCTTGCACAAGATGTGGATACAGATGCAACGAAAGGACTTGCAGTGTTTAAGAAAAATCCCCTTCTACTTGTGCCTAAAACAATTAGGGTTTAGTGTGGATTTTGTTGTTATCAAATGTACTATTGCATATTATGTTATAATAAAAGGGCATGTGTTAAATCATGTTGTCCATAAGGTTTAGTGATGTTAGAGTCGAAGTTGTAGTCGACGAACCAAGAGAAAATGGAATACAAGTTTGCATAAACCCTAGTCTCTCAGTTCACTATTTATTCTTGGAATCAAAGGTGCATCTCATGAATGTTGAATGTTTTACACACAATATAGGAGCACTCAACAAGGATAAAATATATGAAAGATAAATATTAATAGGCTTCAAACAAAAGGATTACAAAGTCCACAAACAAAAGTGCTTCAGCACTAAACAaatcttttctctctttctaaCTATGAGCTACGGCTCTTTTCTCTCTAACTCCCGCTCACAATTTCTTATAATCTTACAATGAACACAACTAGGCTATTTATAGGTAAATATTTGCTAGCTATGATATACATATACACTACGTCACCTATCTCCTTAATGTAGAAGTTAACAAATGTTATCCACTAAATCCACCTCCTAATGATCAAGATGGTACGTGGCTTTCATGTAGCCATGAGGAAACAAAATTTCATCCACGTGTGATAAGTAGGTGATCCAACTACTTCATCACTTCCACCAAGATATATTTTAGCAGTGAAGTAATTGAGTTAATAACTCAACAACGAAACGTTTTTCTACAGTGTTTATTGGCCCTAGATACTTCAATTCACATAACGTCAATGTTATGTTACGGTATTGAGTAGGCACGAAAGTTGTGCTTGTAAGAACAAAGATCGTTAAACCGCTTCAACTTCACAGGGTCGCTGTGTTACCAAACACCTGCAAGTGGGCCCAGACATTAGATTAACAATGACTAAACATAACGAGCCTAggtcatccactacgctgtctctataccgtcccttaatcgTCCCTTAatcgtcccttaaactactttATATAATGTTGAAGCGATTCTTACCAACGGACTGCCGATGAAAGGACCCTGAGTTTATTGTGTTATCTACCCCACAGTTATAGGTTTCTGAGTTGGATCTATCACTGATTGTCTGTATTAGTAGTAGTACCTATGGACAGGGGTGGACCCACGTTGGGGCATGGGGTATCCTTGGGACCCAGCCATTTGAGATTTTCTTAAATGCTTAATTTTGtatagtatttgatttatttatgttttcttttcaatttagtaattttgtgtaatttttttattttccatttgtGTTGTTATTATAAGATTGCAAAATAATGTTCTTTATGATTTATGAATAAAAGCATAATTCTCTAATCTTATAACTATGTATCATATATCATAAATTATATATTCTTCAGTTATTTTGATAGCGAGACTATCACTACATGTATCTCTAATTTATTATTGCATCTCAAATTATTTATCTCACATTATCCATCTCTATCTCGGCTATTGATTGTTCAAGTTAGAATTGTTTTTGCGGTAGTTGATACAAAAAATATGCAACAATTGCAACCTCTAGTTTGGACCCTCAATGCTAAAATCCTGCACCCGTCACTGCCGATGAATAACATCCGTTGGTAAATATACCAACGGACAGCAAACGTAAACTACAATTGCTGACCTTTTGCCCGAAAACTTACGATGGAAAAGGCCATAAGTGACATTTCTTCTCGTGGTAATTACCATGAGACTCTTCAACTATTATCACACTTAGGGCGTGTTCAAGTTGGTTGGAGAGATTTATCCACAATTTAATTTGATCCAGATTTGGTACTGTTCCATCAGGCTTCTAATCCAAGAGTTCATTGTGTTCAGGCTTCTAGGAATGAATCCGGAATTGAGGGGTGTTaaaatgttttcatttttttttcaattgccTAATATATGTACTTCCTACTTTGCCCCCCTCGTCAATTTGGAAGCCCACATGTTCTGGCAGAAGCTGGTGACCTCCGCTAGCACCAGGAGCACGAGAATAGCGACGGGCCCGTGGTAGACGAGGTAACGGCAGGTGACGAAGACGAAGAGCGTGGCGAGATGGTGGCCGATGAAGAGGACGTCGGTGGGGTAGAAGATGAGATAGTGGACGTGATCCATGAGGAAATAGGCAATGCTGTAATCCAATACGAGACTTTGCAGCGGCGTGTTGGAGGAGTGGAAATCCGGGGCCGGGTCGGAGAGAATAGCGCGGGCGGCGAGGAATACTGCGGGGGTGCCGTGAGCTAGGGAGATAGCGCAACTTGAAGCTTCAGGGCGGAGCTTGGAGGCCCAGGTGCGGAAGATGATTGAATAGGCGATGAGGTAGAGGAGCAAATAGCCGGCGAAGAAGAGAGGAAGGGGATTGGATGTTAGCGGAAATTGATGGTccatgattttgggggaaactGAAAATTAGGGGAATCCAATTGGGAATATGAGTTGAAGGATGGTGAAAAGATGCAGAAAGTCAGTAGATAATGGGGCAACGTTTGTAGAAGGGGGGAAAATCAGTAGCTTCTATTGAATGATTCAGGGTGATAATAGTAAAATGCTCCCATATCTGGAGCCGGAAATCGAGACATGAAATGAATTAGCACCTCCTGCTTCTGATTTGGTTTCAGCCCATACCTGGAGTGAACAGGTCGGGCCCGAACATTAACAACGGGCTTTCCTTGGAATACCCCATGATCTTGAACAGCCAAATAGACCATGATATAGGCTCATTTATGGACATATCAGCCTACTTGAACAGGCCCTTAATTTCATTCACTTACTCTATTTTCTAATAGCTCCAAGTTGATTGTCTAGAACACATATGTAACCTGAAAAATACTTTAAAATTCGTCACATGAAACAGATGTAACCAATTACTACAATCAATCAAGTCTTGCACGTTATACACATATGTCGTCACTTCGCACTGCGATTATATAACTTGCAGTGTCATTAGC
This DNA window, taken from Salvia splendens isolate huo1 chromosome 18, SspV2, whole genome shotgun sequence, encodes the following:
- the LOC121777487 gene encoding TLC domain-containing protein At5g14285-like gives rise to the protein MDHQFPLTSNPLPLFFAGYLLLYLIAYSIIFRTWASKLRPEASSCAISLAHGTPAVFLAARAILSDPAPDFHSSNTPLQSLVLDYSIAYFLMDHVHYLIFYPTDVLFIGHHLATLFVFVTCRYLVYHGPVAILVLLVLAEVTSFCQNMWASKLTRGAK
- the LOC121777483 gene encoding cytochrome P450 83B1-like; the protein is MILLLSIALPIILIFYILHKTKPQTVTTLPPGPPPLPLIGNFHQLGKAAEPHIYLHQLSKKYGPIIHMKLASRPLLVISSAKLAKQVLKIQDLAFCSRPNYLGQQKLSYNSSDVAFTPYNEDWKEIRKMTHIHLFSSKRIQSYRPVREQEISRMITGISSSASGEVNLNEVVMSTGIHILCGITFGKRLYSEEWSDTKRFLQFLKGFDVLATSFFVSDYFPMFGLVDWISGKLKRAESIFKGMDSFYHERIDEHLESRRVKEVKEVEDMVAVLMKLKNDDESSSSGITLKNIKALLMNMIVASAETTPAAVVWTMTALIKAPKVLEKLKNEIRSLVGEKGQVDEDDLPKLPYLKAVINEGLRLYPPVPLLIPRESIETSNLDGYEIPPKTLVYVNAYAVGRDPECWENPDEFFPERFLNSGIDYKGQDFGLIPFGSGRRMCPGMSMGYLTTELMVANLVYGFDWELPKGVLAQDVDTDATKGLAVFKKNPLLLVPKTIRV